The stretch of DNA ACCGGAGCGACCCCGTCGAGATCGAGTTGGCGTCGATGACCGCCGGGCGTGCCCAGCGTTATCTGGACATCAGACAGCGGCTCCTCGACGCCTGCCCTGTCGTCACCGTGGACACGGAAGCGGCCCCCGTGCGGGAGCACCACCGGGCCCGGAGTATCGGGCACCTCGGGGACTCGGCGCTGCTGGAGACCGAGCGGGTCACCGGCGGCGACGAGTACGACGGGGTCGCCACCCACGATGTCGTTGTCCGTGCGGGGGGTGTGCTCGTCCTGGTCAGGAACGGCGGCGACGAGGACCGGGCGGTCCGTATCGCCGCGCTGGCCACCCGGCGGGTCCGCGCCGAACTGTACGGCGCGGACCCGCGGGACCTTCAAGGCCGATGACCGGGTTGCCCCCTTGTCTTCGGCTTGCCCTCCTCGCAGGCCTGAGGGGTCCTTGCGATAGGGGAGTCCGATCAGGCCGCGGGGGCTGGGCGCCCCTATTGCAAGGACCCCTGAAGCGTCACCTGACGAGTCAGAGGGCCACCGTGAGCTGCGCCCTCACATGGGCGCGCAGCACGCCCGCCATGTCGGTGGCGCACCCGCTGAGGAGCCACTGCACCTGGAGGCCGTCCATCAGGGCGACCAACTGCTGTGCCGCCGTGTCCGGGTCGACGTCCGCACGGAGGACACCCTCGTCGCGTGCCTGGGCGTAGGCGAGGGCCGTGGACGCGACGGAGTTCTCGTAGCGACGTACGAAGTAGCCGTGGGCGGGGTGTTCCGCCGATGTCGCCTCCGCCGCGACGACGGAGAACAGTTCGACGATCCCCCTTCGTGTGGTGTTGAGTTCGGCCAGTTCCGTGAGCCGGCGGAGCTGGTCGACGCCGGCGGCTCCGTCACGCGTCAGCCAGGCCTCGTCCATGTGGTCCCGGTGCTCCAGGACCGCGAGCAGCAGGGACTCCTTGGTCGGGAAGTGGTGCAGCAGCCCGGTGTGGGAGATACCGCCCCGGTTCGCGATCACCCGCAACGAGGCTCCCCGGTAGCCGACCTCGCCGAACATGGCCACGGCCTGGTCGATGATCTCAAGCCGCTTGGCGCGGCCCTTCGCATATCCACCTCGTGGTTCGGCGGTCACTTGCGCCCTCCCGGGTCTCGGCTGACGGTGTCGGACGGCACCGCCGGTAGTTCCGCTCACCCAATACCTACCACCAGGTCGGTATTGGGCGTACGGTGAACCGGAGTGGCCGACAGGCCCGTTTCGACACAGGAGACCACCGACGATGACATCGACCGCGGCCCGGGGGCACCTACCGCCCGCCCGAGGCGGGAGTTGTCCGCCCGGGGCGGCGGAAGTCCGCCCACCGTCGGCCGGTGGGTGACGGGCCGCGCCGCGCCCGCCTCCCCACGTCGGACGCACCACGGACGCCCGGCGGCGAGGGCGCGGGCTCGGTGGTCGCGTGGTGCCCCTGCCCCGACGCGTAACTCACCGAAAGCTGTGAAAGGAAATACCTGTGCCGTCCTCTCCGCCCTATCTGGACCCCGCTCTGCCCGTCGCCGAGCGGGTCGACGACCTCGTCGGCCGTATGACGCTGCCGGAAAAGGTCGGCCAGATGCTCCAGTTGAACGCGAAGGAGGGCGTACACCTCGTCGCGGACATGCACGCGGGTTCCATCCTCCACGCCTCGCCCGAGCGTGTCGTCGAGGCGGCCGAAGTCACCGGGCGGACGCGGCTGCGCATCCCGCTGCTGGTCGCCGAGGACTGTATCCACGGGCACTCCTTCTGGGAGGGCGCGACGATCTACCCGACACAGCTCGGCATGGCCGCGACCTGGGATCCGGCGCTGGTCCAGCGGGTCGCCAGGGCGACGGCGGTGGAGGTGGCGGCGACCGGCGTGCACTGGACCTTCTCGCCGGTGCTGTGCGTCGCGCGGGACCTGCGATGGGGCCGGGTCAGCGAGACCTTCGGCGAGGATCCGTTCCTCATCGGTGAGTTGGCCTCCGCCATGGTCCGTGGCTACCAGGGCGAAGGGCTCTTTGACCCGACGGCGATCCTGGCCTGCGCCAAGCACTTCGCGGGGTACTCCGAGACCCAGGGCGGCCGTGACGCCAGCGAGGCCGACATCTCGCGGCGCAAGCTGCGCTCCTGGTTCCTGCCGCCCTTCGAGCGCGTCGCCCGCGAGGGGTGCCGTACGTTCATGCTCGGCTACCAGTCCATGGACGGTGTCCCGATCACGGTCAACGACTGGCTGCTCAACGACGTACTGCGCGGCGAGTGGGGCTACACCGGCACGCTGGTGACCGACTGGGACAACGTCGGCCGCATGGTGTGGGAGCAGCGCGTGTACGGCGACTACACGCAGGCGGCAGCGGCGGCGGTCCGCGCGGGCAACGACATGGTGATGACGACGCCGAAGTTCTACGGCGGAGCGCTGGACGCGGTCGAGCGGGGCACCCTCGACGAGGCGGAGATCGACAAGGCGGTACGCCGGGTCCTGACCCTCAAGTTCGAGCTCGGCCTGTTCGAGGAGGGGCGCCGTCCCGACCCCGCCCGCCAGGCCGAGGTGATCGGCAGCGCCACACACGCCGAACTCAACCTGGAGGTGGCCCGCCGCTCGCTCGTCCTCCTCGCCAATGACGGCACCCTGCCCCTGGCGGGCGGCTTCGAGGCGGGGGCCGAAGGCCGTGCCGTCGCCGACGTGGGGGACCCGCCGCGCACGGTCGCGGTCATCGGCCCGAACGCCGACGACGCACAGACCCAACTCGGCGACTGGGCGGGCTCGTCGGGGCAGGCCGACTGGCTGCCCGACGGCCAGCCGCGCGCGATGATCACGACGGTGCTCGATGGGCTGCGGGGGCACGTCCCCGAGAGCTGGAGCGTGTCGCACGCACGGGGAGCCGACATCCTCACCGTCGGCGCCGATCCCGAGGGGGCGTTCTTCCCCGACGGGCAGCCCCGCCCCGAGGTCGTCGTGCCCGCGGAACCGTCGGAGACGCTGATCGCCGAGGCGGTCGCGCGGGCGGCGGCCGCCGACTACGTCGTCGCCGTCGTGGGCGACCGTATGGAGTTGGTGGGTGAGGGCAAATCGACGGCGACCCTTGAGCTGGTCGGGGGGCAGGTCGCCCTCCTCGACGCGCTGGCCGCGACAGGCAAGCCGCTGGTGGTCGTGGTCATCGCCTCGAAGCCCCTGGTCCTGCCGCCGTCCGCGCGGGGGGCCGCCGCGATCGTGTATGGCTTCAACCCCGGCATGCTCGGCGGGCGTGCCGTCGCCGAACTCGTCCTCGGCCTCGTGGAGCCCACCGGGCGCCTGCCGATCTCCTTCGCGCACCACGCGGGCCAGCAGCCGACGTACTACAACCAGTTGCGTGGCCAGCACGGCAGCCGGTACGCGGATCTGACGCAGAGCCCGGCCTTCGCCTTCGGCGAGGGGCTGAGCTACACGACCGTCGAGTACGGGGAGTTGACGATCCCTGCCGCGGAGCTCGGCGCGGGCGACACCGTGCACGCCCGGGT from Streptomyces tsukubensis encodes:
- a CDS encoding exo-beta-d-1,3/1,6-glucosidase; this encodes MPSSPPYLDPALPVAERVDDLVGRMTLPEKVGQMLQLNAKEGVHLVADMHAGSILHASPERVVEAAEVTGRTRLRIPLLVAEDCIHGHSFWEGATIYPTQLGMAATWDPALVQRVARATAVEVAATGVHWTFSPVLCVARDLRWGRVSETFGEDPFLIGELASAMVRGYQGEGLFDPTAILACAKHFAGYSETQGGRDASEADISRRKLRSWFLPPFERVAREGCRTFMLGYQSMDGVPITVNDWLLNDVLRGEWGYTGTLVTDWDNVGRMVWEQRVYGDYTQAAAAAVRAGNDMVMTTPKFYGGALDAVERGTLDEAEIDKAVRRVLTLKFELGLFEEGRRPDPARQAEVIGSATHAELNLEVARRSLVLLANDGTLPLAGGFEAGAEGRAVADVGDPPRTVAVIGPNADDAQTQLGDWAGSSGQADWLPDGQPRAMITTVLDGLRGHVPESWSVSHARGADILTVGADPEGAFFPDGQPRPEVVVPAEPSETLIAEAVARAAAADYVVAVVGDRMELVGEGKSTATLELVGGQVALLDALAATGKPLVVVVIASKPLVLPPSARGAAAIVYGFNPGMLGGRAVAELVLGLVEPTGRLPISFAHHAGQQPTYYNQLRGQHGSRYADLTQSPAFAFGEGLSYTTVEYGELTIPAAELGAGDTVHARVTVTNTGTRPALETVQVYVSDTVTSVTWADKELKSYQQVSLAPGESREVRIDLPVAACTLVDARGERVVEAGDFELLVGPSSRDESLLRAGFTVKG
- a CDS encoding TetR/AcrR family transcriptional regulator, with product MTAEPRGGYAKGRAKRLEIIDQAVAMFGEVGYRGASLRVIANRGGISHTGLLHHFPTKESLLLAVLEHRDHMDEAWLTRDGAAGVDQLRRLTELAELNTTRRGIVELFSVVAAEATSAEHPAHGYFVRRYENSVASTALAYAQARDEGVLRADVDPDTAAQQLVALMDGLQVQWLLSGCATDMAGVLRAHVRAQLTVAL